The proteins below are encoded in one region of Solidesulfovibrio sp.:
- a CDS encoding 6-hydroxymethylpterin diphosphokinase MptE-like protein, with protein sequence MQSTSFLADNLMALARSGAPAARWLAGGSPSPEDVYARIFQNRHGSLDWRMDDGRGLFEALPPAAHYRDWRPTEKLPGGATVIIGTALGYGLNHVLTGVPPSHKILVIEPLPEMLLACLSQTDYRPFLASGQLQFLPPDKQVVEQALLGLDVSFLYARINLRADGPSLQLGPQYARATAHVRARLESLGVELSTLRFKQEVMVGNELHNYARAMQDGSLLRVAGAAKDLTVVILGAGPSLARFGPALAPYRDKALFATALQTLPALERLGLKPHLCLAIDYGPVTGLGIDNLRDPSFAADIPLLYSTKMQPGVVARYPGPRLPLWTEGGLATYVLKDQELVLDAGGNVGVTLERFLTWAGARRFVLVGQDLAWSGDSTHAPGHHNASPGRSDARSEATLQNLHGETIRTDMAFLAAKRDMERDIAASGARFYNLYGDGAVIEGAVNITPEDLAAPGFFDGQGAARRVFLEALGRAAGPRVRPVFSQKAGEWAKSLANATRRLEKLVRKARKHQAEIHQLLSQIQFFLRHDPLYLPYIYNEIMDLAGIIQTRTHYGVKELTEFQAIRRRVLEKTREIDARLGPSGSWAA encoded by the coding sequence ATGCAAAGCACCTCGTTTCTGGCCGACAACCTCATGGCCCTGGCCCGATCCGGCGCGCCGGCCGCCCGCTGGCTGGCCGGCGGCTCGCCCAGCCCCGAAGACGTCTATGCCCGCATCTTCCAAAACCGCCACGGCAGCCTGGACTGGCGCATGGACGACGGCCGGGGCCTTTTCGAGGCCCTCCCGCCGGCCGCCCACTACCGGGACTGGCGGCCCACGGAAAAACTCCCCGGCGGCGCCACGGTCATCATCGGCACGGCCCTGGGCTACGGCCTCAACCACGTGCTGACCGGCGTGCCGCCCTCCCACAAGATCCTGGTCATCGAGCCGCTGCCCGAGATGCTTTTGGCCTGCTTAAGCCAAACGGACTACCGGCCGTTTCTGGCCTCGGGGCAACTGCAATTTCTGCCGCCGGACAAGCAGGTGGTGGAACAGGCCCTGCTTGGCCTGGACGTGAGCTTCCTGTACGCCCGCATCAACCTGCGGGCCGACGGGCCGAGCCTGCAACTGGGGCCGCAGTACGCCCGGGCCACGGCCCATGTGCGGGCCAGGCTCGAAAGCCTCGGCGTGGAACTGTCCACGTTGCGTTTCAAGCAGGAGGTCATGGTCGGCAACGAGCTGCACAACTACGCCCGAGCCATGCAGGACGGGAGCCTTTTGCGCGTGGCCGGCGCGGCCAAGGATTTGACGGTGGTGATCCTGGGGGCCGGCCCGTCCCTGGCCCGGTTCGGGCCGGCCTTGGCGCCCTACCGGGACAAGGCCCTGTTCGCCACGGCCTTGCAGACCCTGCCGGCCCTGGAACGCTTGGGGCTCAAGCCCCACCTGTGCCTGGCCATCGACTACGGCCCGGTCACGGGCCTTGGCATCGACAACCTGCGCGATCCGTCGTTCGCCGCCGACATCCCGCTGCTTTATTCCACCAAGATGCAGCCCGGCGTGGTGGCCCGCTATCCCGGGCCGCGGCTGCCGCTTTGGACCGAGGGCGGCCTGGCCACCTACGTGCTCAAGGACCAGGAACTGGTGCTCGACGCCGGGGGCAACGTGGGCGTGACCTTGGAGCGCTTCCTCACCTGGGCCGGAGCCCGGCGTTTCGTGCTGGTGGGCCAGGACCTGGCCTGGTCCGGGGACTCCACCCACGCCCCGGGCCACCACAACGCCAGCCCCGGACGGTCGGACGCCCGGTCCGAGGCGACGCTGCAAAACCTCCACGGCGAAACCATCCGCACGGACATGGCCTTCCTGGCGGCCAAGCGCGACATGGAACGGGACATCGCCGCGAGCGGAGCCCGGTTCTACAATCTTTACGGCGACGGGGCGGTCATCGAGGGCGCGGTCAACATCACGCCCGAGGATCTGGCGGCGCCGGGCTTTTTCGACGGCCAGGGCGCGGCCCGGCGGGTGTTCCTGGAGGCGCTTGGCCGGGCGGCCGGCCCCCGGGTGCGGCCGGTTTTCTCGCAAAAAGCCGGCGAGTGGGCCAAATCCCTGGCCAACGCCACCCGTCGGCTGGAAAAGCTCGTCCGCAAGGCCCGCAAGCACCAGGCCGAGATCCACCAACTCCTGTCCCAGATCCAGTTCTTCCTGCGCCACGATCCGCTGTACCTGCCCTACATCTACAACGAAATCATGGACCTGGCCGGCATCATCCAGACCCGGACCCACTACGGAGTCAAGGAATTGACGGAGTTCCAGGCCATCCGGCGCCGGGTGCTGGAAAAGACCCGGGAAATCGACGCCCGCCTGGGGCCGTCGGGATCCTGGGCGGCCTAG